The Lewinellaceae bacterium DNA window TGCGGGCCAGTGTTTCATCCAGCGATTGCATTGCACTCAGCCGGGCCCTTAATTCTGTATTATGGGTAAGCGCCTCTTCAAACGCATCACGCTCGGGGGCGGCTACTTCTCCGCGCAGATAATCCCACATCCAATTTTCATCCCAAGTTTTCATATGCTTCTTCTTTCAGATAGAGGTGTTTCAATTTTTGAATAGCCCGGTGGACCTTGGACTTGACGGTTCCTTCGGTACAATTGAGCATCACAGCGACTTCTTTGTATTTCAATTCTTCAAAACGGGTTAGCATAAGTACCTCGCGGTATTCTGGATCGAGGTGGTTCAGGGCCCGGTGTAGTTTATTCGAATCTTCGATCTGCACCATTAAATCTTCAGGAGAATGATCTGCTTCATCTTCAGAGACACTCCCCAGATCATCGGTGATTCGCAAGCCCCGGTAATGGTCATAACGCACATTTCGGGCGATCGAAAAAATCCAGCTTTTAAAGACACTTTCCTCCCGGAAGCTGTTGCGGTATTTTATGATCCGCTCAAATACGTTCTGGGTCAGGTCCTCACTGAGTGACTGGTCCTGTACCGTTTGCAGGAAGTACCGGTAGACCGGATTTTGGTAGCGTTCAAACAACAGGGCGAGCTGTCGTATTCCGCCTTCCTTGACCTGCATCATAATCTGTTCGTCAGTCACTATTCCGTTTTATAGAATCTTCGTTATGAATACTTTCAATTTAGAAATTGGTTGCATTCCCAATGAAAAAAAATGCAATAAGCCCCAGAATAGTGGCATAGGCTTGCCAGTCAATATGAAAATTTCATGTCAACACCAGACTGATGGATAGATAACCTGCTTAACTGGGTAAGGAATGAACTAGGATGGATTTTCTACCAGGATCAATTTCCCATTTCGGTAAGCAAGCCTGGTGATGTGGGTGATCCCATAAGGTGCCAGATCCTGGATCAAATGCCATCCGGAAGGGTGGGCCAGATTAAACTGGAAGATTGAACTACCTTTCGCCATGACCAGATGTTCCTTACCAACGAGAACAAAGTCCTCAGAACCGGAGAGGGTTTCGGTGACGATCTGGGCCCGTCGATCGACAGGATCATACCGTTTGATGAACCAATATTGGTCACTGAACTTATGGACGTAAAGCAGGGTGTTGTCCAATTTTTGCAAACACCGGCCGGCGTCCGAAGCGAAAGTGCTTTTTGATCCATCCAGATGGACCCATTGCAGGACATTGGGATTGCCTACTTCAAACAGGACCAGTGTACTGTCCGTCATCCAGCAGTGATAGCCGATGACATCGAAGCCGGACAGAAGTTGTTTCGGTTTGCCGGTAGCTTGCAAAGGGTATATCCAGAGTTGCTGTAAACCGGCGGTATCCTGACGCACAAGGCTCATGGACTGAACACCATGCGGGGTAGGGGAATATTCGCGAAAATCGTTGGTTGCCGTCAACCGGCGTTTGGTACGTGTTCTCAGATTGAAAGCATAGATATCGGTCTGGTTTGAGCCAGCGGCCTGGACTGAAGCCAGTATTTCCTGGTCACTCAGAAATGCAGGCTGATTGTTGTAGCCGGATAAGTTGTCTCCGGAAAGGCAAATGGGGTTGTCAAGCGCTACGATACTATCATTTCGCATGACCACATCAAATGAAAACAACACGGTGGCTGGTGGTTGTTGAGCCGTCAACAGGAAAGGAGCCAGGATGACGAGCAATACAAATATTGGTTGGCGTAGCTGTTTCATTCCCCGGATCATTTGTAGCTAATATATAAAGAAGAACCGAACAACCGTCCCAGGCGGTTAATGGTTGGGGTTAATGTTTATTGGCGGAGGTGAAAATCCGGTTCCAGTTGATGCCATTGCGGATACTTCCGTTCTTGGTGGAAAACCAAATGAACAAGGGTTTACCAACGATGTGATCTTCCGGGACAAATCCCCACATACGGGAATCTTCAGAGTTATGCCGGTTATCTCCCATGGCCCAGTAATAATCCTGTTTGAAGGTGTAATTGGTGGCAGGGCTGCCATTAATCAGGATTTGGCCATTCGCAACCTCAAGGTCATTGTGTTCGTAGACATGAATAAGCCGTCGGTAAAGTGCCAGGTTACTCATATTGAGGTCGACAGTTGCACCTTTCTTGGGAATGTAAATCGGTCCGTAGTTGGTAACTGTCCAGCTGCCATAATGCGACTTGTCGTGCGGGAATACATCATTGGCTTCCGGATTAATAATCTGCAATTCCAGGCCTTCCTGTTGTAATGCGATGACCTGTTCCTTATTCAGATTATAAATATTCGGTCCCATACGGTCAGTTACGTTGACGTTCAGCCGATCCAGGAGAAGTTCATTGATTTGACCTGTTCCGGACTGGATGCTGTAGGCTAGTTGCATTTTCTCCGGGTTCTTCTGCGCCTCTCCATCAATGTATAATTGATTATCGATCACTTGCAGGGTGTCACCGGGCAGACCAACACATCGCTTGATGTAATGATCTTTTTTATCAATAGGACGTACGACCAAATGGCTACCACGCAACATGTTGGCAAGCCCCGGAATGCGCCTGACCTGGCCGGCGGTATAGGACCGGTCGGGCATAATGTACACACTGTCACCTACCGGCCAGTTGAATACAAATGGCGTATTACGCTGGATGCTTTGTAATTCAGGAAGCCGGTAATATGGTAAACTGGGTTTCTTCAGATAGGACTCTACATTTAAAATAGGGATCCGGTTATGGAGCAAAGGTACAGCCAGTATCGTCATGGGAGTACGGATGCCGTAATTAGCTTTGCTTACAAAAAGGAAATCCCCGACAAGTAAGGAACCTTCCATGGAGGAGGTAGGGATCACAAATGCCTCGATGAGAAACATACGGATAAAGGAGGCGGCAAAAACAGCAAAAATGATCGACTCAACCCATTCCCGGGCAGGCGATTTTTTATAAATATTCTTTGCCTCCAACTGCCGGATCAGCTTGGTATTTCCGGCGGTATGAGCTTCAGCCAGCTGAGACCGAAATTCTTTCTCCTGGGTGATGGCCGGGCCGACAAAGCTGGTCTTCTTGTCCATGGCCAGGTAAATCGTGTACAGCGGGCCGAAAAGTACTGCCAGAACACTTTCACCAAAACTGTATTTCCCAAAAGACCTGACTTCATCAATGACCAGGCTTGAATAATAAAAGATATTCACGATGGGAAAGAGCAGCCACAGAGCCCAGTACGGTGATCGACCGACCATTTGAGCCAATACGCCCATGTTGTAAAATGGAACCAATCCTTTCCATCCTTCGATGCCTGCTTTAGGAAACAGCAGGTACAGACCTACACTCCAAATGATGTAACCAACGATCAGAAATATGAAGAACCACACGGCGGTATCGGCTTAATAGGTGAACAATCCAAGGAACCGGCTATTGCAGTACACATATAACCCTGTCCTCAAAGCGCTACAAATATAGGTTTATTTCGAAATCCCAATTTCTTAAGCGAACGTTAATTCCGTTTAACCCAAATCATGCAATTGAATTCGTTGCGATGCCCATTTATGCAAGATGAGCAAGTGATTCGCTGAGGAGTCATACCATGCTATGGCGACAAAGTGAAGTGCTTGATCACTTGAATTCCTAATGTTTTCTAAATAAAAGGGTCTGTAGCATGAATTGGGTTTAACCAATGTGATGCCTTGATGAAAGGTATTGCCGCACGGACTTATCGTTAAGGTGCCTTATTTACCGGGTTAATCTTCGTCCTCGTCCAGGTCGCCCAGCATGTTCGACAAAAAGTCATGGAAGGACAGGGTGGTGCCAACCAATTCTTTATTGACCACGTTGAACTCGGCCAGACCATGGATGACCAATTCCATATAGGCTTGCTTGTCCTCATCAGAGAACGATTTGACCAGTGCCTTCAATCCTGGAATTTCAAGTAAGGCCTCTGTGAATGCGGCATCAGATGCGTCGTTGGGCAGGTTCAGTTCATGTCCGTCCGCGAAAAATTGACGGATGGCATAATAAGCATCCCCTTCGTGTTTGCGTTCCTCTTTGTTCGGATGCGGGAAATGGGTCAGGAATTCTTCTTTCACCGCAGTGCTTAACAAGTTCAACGCCACCTGGTAGGGTCCTTCCTGTTCTCCTTCATAGACCAATTCTACCTTGCCGGTGATGGCTGGTATCACTCCCCAAAAGTCCGTAATCCTCGCAGTAGTCTGGATTTCACGATTGATGAGCATGCGCCGTTCTGCTGTACTGTACAGATTTTCCAGCGCCGTAATGCTCATGCGGGCTGAAACACCGCTCCGTTCATCAATGAGTTCACTGTCACGGGCCGCAAAAGATATGCGTTCAAGGAGGTTTAACATTAAGTCGGGAATGTGAACATTTTTCCGCACCTCCGGCTCGATATCCGCTTCCTGGCTGGTGATTTGTTTTGCGATCTCGATGGTGCCCGGATAATGGGTCAGGATCTGGCTTTCGATGCGGTCTTTCAGTGGCGTAATAATGGATCCCCGGTTGGTATAATCTTCCGGATTGGCGGTAAATACAAATTGAAGATCCAGGGGTAGCCGAACTTTAAAGCCACGAATCTGAATGTCTCCTTCCTGAAGTATATTAAATAAGGCAACCTGGATGCGCGGTTGTAAGTCCGGCAACTCGTTGATGACAAAGATGGAACGGTGGGATCTTGGCACCAGGCCAAAGTGAAGAACACGTTCATCACCATATGGAAGGCGCAAATTTGCGGCTTTGATGGGATCTACGTCACCGATCAGGTCTGCCACGGTAACATCCGGTGTTGCCAGTTTTTCGACATACCGGCGGTTCCGGTGGATCCATTCGACCGGGGTATCATCACCTTTTTCGGCAATGAGGTCTTTTGCATAACGGCTCAGGGGCTTCAGTGGATCGTCGTTTATTTCACTTCCGGCAACCACCGGAATGTATTCATCCAGCAGGCCGACCATTAACCGGGCGATCTTGGTCTTTGCCTGTCCCCTTAGTCCCAGCAATAATATATTGTGTTTGGATAACAGCGCCCGCTGGATATCTGGTATGACAGTATGCTCGTACCCCACAATCCCGTTAAATGGATTGGTGCCTTCTTTCAGTGAGCTGATCAGGTTCTTGCGCAACTCTTCCTTGATGGTCAGTGGTTGGTAGCCATTTTTCTTTAGCTCACCCAGCGTTTTCGCTTGCGTCATTTTCTTTTGCGTTTGTTTTGTTTGTAGTCCATGAAGAGGAACTCTCCCAGTCCTTCGAGGGAACTATAGAATGCTTTGCCCTGATTGGCAGCAGTGAATTTATCCACAAATTCAACCAGGTAAGGATCACTGGCGATCATAAAAGTGGTAATCGGGATACCCAGCTTGCGGCACTTGGCTCCCAGCGCCAGCGTACGGTTCAGAATCTTCCGGTCTATACCGTATGCATTCTTGTAATATTTCTTCCCAACCTTGATGCAGGTGGGCTTGCCATCGGTGATCATGAAAACCTGCTTATTTGGGTTTTTACGCCTTCGGAGGATGGCCATCGCGAGTTCCAGCCCGGCAACCGTGTTGGTGTGGTAAGGCCCGACCTGGAGGTAAGGCACCTCCGATAATTCAATTTGCCAGGCATCGTCTCCAAAAACGATGATGTCAAGGGTGTCTTTGGGATACCGGGTCCGGATCATCTCTGCCAGCGCCAGAGCAACTTTTTTGGCCGGAGTGATGCGATCTTCCCCGTAAAGGATCATGGAGTGCGAAATATCGATCATCAGCACGGTACTCATCTGACTTTGGTAAAAAGTCTCCTGTATTTCCAGGTCTTGTTCGGTCAGGGTAAAGTCATCAATGCCGTGATTGATCTGGGCATTGCGTAGTGACTCCGAAATAGCAATACGATCCAGTTTATCACCAAATTCAAAAGGCCGGATCTCTGAAGTGAACTCATCTCCCAATCCTGGCGAGGTCGTAGAGTGTTGTCCACGTCCTGTTTTGCGTATGGAGTCAAATACATCTTCCAGTGCTTTCTGCCGGATGGCCACTTCCATTTTGGATGAGATGGAAAATCCACCCTGCGCCTCCTGATCCGGTTGCAGATATCCTTTGTCGATCAGGTCCTGGATAAAATCGGCCATTCCGTAATCTTCGGTGGTAAGGTGATAGGTTTTATCCAGCTCGGTCAACCAGCTTAAAGCCTCCCTCACATCACCCGATGTATATAAAAGCAGCTCCTGAAAAACTTTAAACAGTTTGTCAAAGAGGTCGCCATCCTCAGGTTCGAAATATTGGGAGAACTTCCAGGAGATCATAGTTTAGTTTGCAGCAACCATCCGCTTTTAATAAACTGCGCAAAACGCGGACCCGGGTGGTTGGTGTTCCAGGTGAATACAAATAAACCATATGAACCAATCAATGGTTCATGGTTTTGACCTTAGCACACGCAATTTTATATCCGGGCATCAGTTTAGAAATTTCGGTGGATGATTCATGTGATAATTCGTATGGTCCTGAATATAACGGGCAAATAAAAGCAATTTGTCTTCGCCGAGAAGTTGGCCTGTCATGGTTATACTGGTTGGTAGGCCTTCCTTTAATCCGGTGGGCATGACCACTGATGGATTCCCGGTCAGGTTTGTGAGAGTCAGGTTCCGTCCAAACCACGAAGGGGATAAGTATAGATCGATGCCTTTCATCCGCTCGTAGAGTTCATTAATCAGTCCGGTCCGCAGCCGGTTTGCCTGAAGGTATTCCACAGCGGGAACAAATCGGCTTGTGCGGAAAACGTTTGGCCAGGCATTCCTGATCTGTCTTACCAGCAGGTCATCCTGGTTGGATCGTGTCAGCGCATCGAAAGCAGTTGCTGCTTCAACATTGAGGATAAACCGGATGGCAGGGATCTCCGGTAATTCGATCGGCACCAGCTCAAACCCCAGGGATTTTACCTGGGCAAGAAAGATGCTGTCATTTTGGTGAAAAGCATAGGAACGTTCAAAATCCCGGGGCACATAGCCTATTTTAAATTTCTTGACATCTGCATTTGTATTATAGTTAAAGGCCGCGTTGACAACAGAGGGATCCCGGTTATCAGGTCCGTAAATTGCATTGAAGACAATGGCGCAATCTTCCACGGTCCGGCAGATGGGCCCAATTTTGTCCATGGACCAGCTTAGGGCCATAGCTCCGGAACGGCTTACGCGGCCATAGGAAGGACGCAATCCGGTGACTCCGCAGACGGTGGATGGCGAAACAATGGACCCCAGGGTCTCGGTGCCAATGGCAAATGGGACTAATCCAGCGGATACAGCGGAAGCAGAACCGGCCGAAGAGCCTGAAGAGCCCTGCTCGGTATTCCACGGATTACGGGTCTTCGCTCCAAACCAGACGTCACCCCAGGCTAGTGCGCCCATGGATAATTTGGCAACGAGGACAGCTCCTGCATCTTCCAGTCTTTTGACGACTGTTGCCGTAGAATCAAAATGTTGCGTTTCATATGGTTTTGCCCCCCAGGTAGTTGGATAGCCGGGAACCGCCAGCAAGTCCTTGGCACCAAACGGGATGCCATGAAGAATGCCCCGGTAACGCCCTTGCTGGATTTCGCGGTCTGCTGTGCGGGCTTGTTCCATGGCCAGGTCTTCTGTTAGTGTGATGACGCAATGTAGTTCCGGATCGTATTTTTTCAACCGGTTAAGGCAGAATGTAGTCAGTTCTACGGAGGTTAGCTTTTTGTCATGGATCAGCTCAGCCAGTTCCCTGACCGAATAAAAGGCCAGGTCGTCCATGTTTTCCGGCCGCTTCACCTTGGGCGCTTTGCCAAATTGTACCGGATATTGCAATCGCTGAACCTGAAAATCCGCCGGGAAAGGATTGAACTGAAGGGCAGGCCATATAGAGTTGGCCAGGGTGGTGTCGTGGAGCGACTGGAATGCCGACCGGTTGTCCTCAAGACCTCCC harbors:
- a CDS encoding VWA domain-containing protein, which produces MISWKFSQYFEPEDGDLFDKLFKVFQELLLYTSGDVREALSWLTELDKTYHLTTEDYGMADFIQDLIDKGYLQPDQEAQGGFSISSKMEVAIRQKALEDVFDSIRKTGRGQHSTTSPGLGDEFTSEIRPFEFGDKLDRIAISESLRNAQINHGIDDFTLTEQDLEIQETFYQSQMSTVLMIDISHSMILYGEDRITPAKKVALALAEMIRTRYPKDTLDIIVFGDDAWQIELSEVPYLQVGPYHTNTVAGLELAMAILRRRKNPNKQVFMITDGKPTCIKVGKKYYKNAYGIDRKILNRTLALGAKCRKLGIPITTFMIASDPYLVEFVDKFTAANQGKAFYSSLEGLGEFLFMDYKQNKRKRK
- a CDS encoding magnesium chelatase — its product is MTQAKTLGELKKNGYQPLTIKEELRKNLISSLKEGTNPFNGIVGYEHTVIPDIQRALLSKHNILLLGLRGQAKTKIARLMVGLLDEYIPVVAGSEINDDPLKPLSRYAKDLIAEKGDDTPVEWIHRNRRYVEKLATPDVTVADLIGDVDPIKAANLRLPYGDERVLHFGLVPRSHRSIFVINELPDLQPRIQVALFNILQEGDIQIRGFKVRLPLDLQFVFTANPEDYTNRGSIITPLKDRIESQILTHYPGTIEIAKQITSQEADIEPEVRKNVHIPDLMLNLLERISFAARDSELIDERSGVSARMSITALENLYSTAERRMLINREIQTTARITDFWGVIPAITGKVELVYEGEQEGPYQVALNLLSTAVKEEFLTHFPHPNKEERKHEGDAYYAIRQFFADGHELNLPNDASDAAFTEALLEIPGLKALVKSFSDEDKQAYMELVIHGLAEFNVVNKELVGTTLSFHDFLSNMLGDLDEDED
- a CDS encoding amidase, with the protein product MRKAILPVIIFSFLAGIAVGFVYKPQPITSGDVRAASNLFDLSFDDPEIDSMLGGLEDNRSAFQSLHDTTLANSIWPALQFNPFPADFQVQRLQYPVQFGKAPKVKRPENMDDLAFYSVRELAELIHDKKLTSVELTTFCLNRLKKYDPELHCVITLTEDLAMEQARTADREIQQGRYRGILHGIPFGAKDLLAVPGYPTTWGAKPYETQHFDSTATVVKRLEDAGAVLVAKLSMGALAWGDVWFGAKTRNPWNTEQGSSGSSAGSASAVSAGLVPFAIGTETLGSIVSPSTVCGVTGLRPSYGRVSRSGAMALSWSMDKIGPICRTVEDCAIVFNAIYGPDNRDPSVVNAAFNYNTNADVKKFKIGYVPRDFERSYAFHQNDSIFLAQVKSLGFELVPIELPEIPAIRFILNVEAATAFDALTRSNQDDLLVRQIRNAWPNVFRTSRFVPAVEYLQANRLRTGLINELYERMKGIDLYLSPSWFGRNLTLTNLTGNPSVVMPTGLKEGLPTSITMTGQLLGEDKLLLFARYIQDHTNYHMNHPPKFLN
- the lepB gene encoding signal peptidase I codes for the protein MWFFIFLIVGYIIWSVGLYLLFPKAGIEGWKGLVPFYNMGVLAQMVGRSPYWALWLLFPIVNIFYYSSLVIDEVRSFGKYSFGESVLAVLFGPLYTIYLAMDKKTSFVGPAITQEKEFRSQLAEAHTAGNTKLIRQLEAKNIYKKSPAREWVESIIFAVFAASFIRMFLIEAFVIPTSSMEGSLLVGDFLFVSKANYGIRTPMTILAVPLLHNRIPILNVESYLKKPSLPYYRLPELQSIQRNTPFVFNWPVGDSVYIMPDRSYTAGQVRRIPGLANMLRGSHLVVRPIDKKDHYIKRCVGLPGDTLQVIDNQLYIDGEAQKNPEKMQLAYSIQSGTGQINELLLDRLNVNVTDRMGPNIYNLNKEQVIALQQEGLELQIINPEANDVFPHDKSHYGSWTVTNYGPIYIPKKGATVDLNMSNLALYRRLIHVYEHNDLEVANGQILINGSPATNYTFKQDYYWAMGDNRHNSEDSRMWGFVPEDHIVGKPLFIWFSTKNGSIRNGINWNRIFTSANKH
- a CDS encoding RNA polymerase sigma factor produces the protein MTDEQIMMQVKEGGIRQLALLFERYQNPVYRYFLQTVQDQSLSEDLTQNVFERIIKYRNSFREESVFKSWIFSIARNVRYDHYRGLRITDDLGSVSEDEADHSPEDLMVQIEDSNKLHRALNHLDPEYREVLMLTRFEELKYKEVAVMLNCTEGTVKSKVHRAIQKLKHLYLKEEAYENLG